The nucleotide sequence CGCGCGGTCGATGGCGGCGAGGCCACGGCCGGCGTCCTTCTGTTTCAGCGGCTTGACGATCAGCTTCATCGGTCGCCCCTCACGACGAGCACGCCGTTATTGGTGTCGACGCTCTCGACCGATCCGGGAACCTCGAACTCCAGTTCCACCTCGTCGTCGACGAGCACGATGGCCGTCCCGTCGACGACGTCGGTGGCCAGACGGTCGTCCGCCGCGCCGACGTCGGCCGCGATTACCCACCCGTCCTCGTAGTCGTACCGGCGGACGAACCGATCGTCCTCGCCGGCGTATTGTTGTCTCACCATGATTCTTCCTAACTCAACGTTAGCTGTATATCTATTTAAAACTTTCGCCAAATAATCGCGGTACAGTGTCGGGGTGGCTTCGTTCAGTGAAATAGCGGTTCACACGTTTCGTCCCCCGCGGGCGGGGTTTATACGCCTGCCAGCGCTATCGATCGTATGGAGACGGTTACACACCACGGCCGGACGACGGCCTACCGGCGACACGACCGGGGCGGCGACGAGGCGCCGATCCTCTTCGTCCACGGGAGCGGCGGATCGAGCGGGGTCTGGAAGGCACAGACCAGACTCGCCGACCGGCGGCCCGTGATCGCCCTGGATCTGAGCGGCCACGGGGACAGCGACGACGTCGACGCCGAGCCGGGGTACGAGACGCTGTCGGCCTACGTCGACGACGTCGTCGCCGTCGCACGCGAGACGGATGCCCGCGTCCTCTGTGGGAACTCCCTCGGCGGCGCCGTCGTCCTGACGCTCCTGCTCGACCGTGATCCCGACCTCGACCTCTCGGGGGCGGTGCTCGCGGGGACGGGCGCCAAACTCGCGGTCCTCGACGACCTGCTCCGGTGGCTCCGGACGGACTTCGAGCGGGCGATCGAGTTCCTCCACGGCCCGGATCGGCTCTTTCACGACCCCGACGAGCGGCTGGTGACCGTCTCCCGCGAGATGCTCCACGAGGCGGGCCGGGCCGTGACCCACCGCGACTTCCGGACCTGCCACGAGTTCGACGTCCGGGGCCGACTCGACGACGTGGCGGTCCCGACGCTCGCGGTCGTCGGGGAACACGACGCCCTGACGCCGCCCTGGTACCACGAATCACTCGCCGAATCCATTCCCGACGCCGAGTGGACGACCGTCCCCGACG is from Haloplanus salinarum and encodes:
- a CDS encoding DUF7127 family protein, with the translated sequence MVRQQYAGEDDRFVRRYDYEDGWVIAADVGAADDRLATDVVDGTAIVLVDDEVELEFEVPGSVESVDTNNGVLVVRGDR
- a CDS encoding alpha/beta fold hydrolase; its protein translation is METVTHHGRTTAYRRHDRGGDEAPILFVHGSGGSSGVWKAQTRLADRRPVIALDLSGHGDSDDVDAEPGYETLSAYVDDVVAVARETDARVLCGNSLGGAVVLTLLLDRDPDLDLSGAVLAGTGAKLAVLDDLLRWLRTDFERAIEFLHGPDRLFHDPDERLVTVSREMLHEAGRAVTHRDFRTCHEFDVRGRLDDVAVPTLAVVGEHDALTPPWYHESLAESIPDAEWTTVPDAAHLAMLERPEAFNEALSAFLERTATH